From a region of the Salvelinus alpinus chromosome 2, SLU_Salpinus.1, whole genome shotgun sequence genome:
- the LOC139541225 gene encoding C-type mannose receptor 2-like codes for MEKTVCTVLLLSNVLEALLETGYGWNQPYISVSGKHVYVRDQKTWLEAQEFCKKYYTDLSSISSVWEQQQLQRRGDGWINYSSWIGLYREPNNLTGWRWSGGGYATYLGTWDKDQPNNNRGKDYGMIKGNTWHNELEDLLIPFFCLKLIVVRESKTWEEALEYCREQHTDLTSLVSETELLLAQRESREAQTTTTHLWTGLRYLANRWLWVNGDPLEYEAWPQGGLHQCPAWNLRCGAMATEGAWEARDCQESLNFICY; via the coding sequence ATGGAGAAGACCGTTTGCACAGTACTCCTCCTGTCCAATGTGTTGGAGGCATTATTGGAGACGGGATACGGGTGGAATCAACCATACATCTCTGTGTCTGGGAAGCACGTCTATGTTCGTGACCAAAAAACATGGTTAGAAGCTCAGGAGTTCTGCAAAAAATATTACACCGACCTGTCCTCCATCAGCAGTGTGTGGGAACAGCAGCAGCTTCAACGGCGGGGAGATGGGTGGATTAATTATTCCTCCTGGATTGGTCTGTACAGAGAGCCCAACAACCTAACAGGCTGGAGGTGGTCGGGAGGTGGATACGCAACCTACCTTGGGACCTGGGACAAGGATCAACCAAACAACAACCGTGGAAAAGACTATGGTATGATTAAAGGAAATACATGGCATAATGAGTTGGAAGACCTTCTGATACCCTTCTTCTGCTTGAAGCTGATTGTGGTGAGGGAGAGCAAGACGTGGGAGGAGGCTCTGGAGTACTGCAGGGAGCAGCACACCGACCTCACCAGCCTGGTGTCTGAGACGGAGCTGCTTCTGGCccagagggagagcagggaggcCCAGACCACAACAACCCACTTGTGGACGGGCCTGCGCTACCTGGCCAACCGCTGGTTGTGGGTGAACGGGGACCCACTGGAGTACGAGGCCTGGCCCCAGGGTGGACTGCATCAATGCCCCGCCTGGAACCTCCGCTGTGGTGCCATGGCAACAGAGGGAGCATGGGAGGCCCGGGACTGCCAGGAGAGCCTCAACTTTATCTGCTACTGA